One genomic segment of Mytilus trossulus isolate FHL-02 chromosome 4, PNRI_Mtr1.1.1.hap1, whole genome shotgun sequence includes these proteins:
- the LOC134713693 gene encoding uncharacterized protein LOC134713693, with amino-acid sequence MHEICSVNMKTLLYLTVLLGICYGQGRDNQGTEFLLGFMNNRVSGSSTNDLELFVTTSSNSAVDVTVTAPLYSPGSTLASTTVTRGNIEKITITMNLRGADVELGNKGVLVEATEEITVFAVNKELYSTDGFVGFPTDTLGTEYVLITWSEDGQFMVVGVTDGTTITITLPTFVSTTLSVTYNGNAYTNGDSFTVVLDRYQTFHCHQTDGDFTGTRIQSTHPVSVFSGAKKVAVVDTMTGSSSDHLVEQIMSVDTWGKDFFTISTPDRTIGDYFRIVASEDSTTVSLAGSTHGTINAYEYIELNVDTGDYKTITSDKAVMVVMFGKTVSSQVGDAPNGGDPQMTVIPPLPQFPSDYTFSTVETPSGDFTNYALIVIDKSKTSDLMVDNVAASTSWTAIAGSANLVTATFDISPGSHSVFSNDPAATFMAIAFGNAQTNSYAYACGFRLAQINAPCSATQTVAGDIVDNDCDGWIDEETANGIDDDGDGLIDEDLATAPRVDGNWADWAAWSACSVTCDSGSGSQIRTRSCTDPAPANNGLDCTGDSSETQSCSSVIPCPIDGNWGSWGVWTDCMVSCGTGEINRTRECDNPAPQHGGDNCTTGTAIETDSCWNGTCYPSVIGNIDRNCSWTWFGCKDGAITCIDFSFRCDGSEDCDDGSDESAEIAGCPTQCNGAGTMPVSSILIGTIICFLYVAMMGHF; translated from the exons TTTCAGGATCTTCAACTAATGACCTTGAACTCTTTGTGACCACAAGCTCTAACTCAGCCGTAGATGTAACGGTAACAGCCCCTTTATATTCACCCGGAAGTACGCTTGCGTCTACAACTGTCACACGTGgtaatattgaaaagataacCATAACGATGAACCTTCGCGGGGCAGATGTAGAACTAGGAAATAAAGGTGTCTTGGTCGAAGCAACAGAAGAAATCACCGTATTCGCTGTAAACAAAGAGTTATACTCCACAGATGGATTCGTAGGTTTTCCGACCGACACATTAGGAACAGAATATGTACTGATCACATGGTCTGAAGACGGACAGTTTATGGTTGTTGGTGTAACTGATGGAACCACTATAACTATTACACTTCCGACATTTGTGTCTACTACCTTATCTGTTACATACAACGGCAATGCATATACTAACGGTGATTCATTCACCGTTGTTCTTGATCGCTACCAAACATTTCATTGTCATCAAACCGATGGTGACTTCACCGGAACAAGAATCCAATCAACTCATCCAGTATCAGTTTTCAGCGGAGCCAAAAAGGTAGCAGTAGTAGATACAATGACAGGTTCAAGTTCTGACCATCTTGTAGAACAGATAATGTCAGTTGACACTTGGGGCAAAGACTTCTTCACCATAAGTACACCAGATAGAACTATTGGTGATTACTTCAGAATAGTTGCAAGTGAAGATTCTACCACTGTGTCATTGGCCGGTTCAACACATGGAACCATCAATGCATATGAATACATCGAACTGAACGTCGACACAGGGGATTATAAAACCATAACATCTGACAAAGCAGTCATGGTCGTTATGTTCGGGAAAACCGTCAGTTCCCAGGTTGGAGATGCACCTAATGGCGGTGATCCACAGATGACAGTAATACCACCTCTTCCCCAATTTCCGTCAGACTATACCTTTAGCACAGTTGAAACACCAAGCGGTGATTTTACAAATTACGCCTTGATTGTTATAGATAAATCAAAAACTTCCGATTTAATGGTTGACAATGTTGCTGCAAGCACATCATGGACAGCAATTGCTGGGTCAGCCAATTTGGTCACTGCAACGTTTGATATTAGTCCTGGATCACACTCAGTCTTCAGTAACGACCCGGCTGCGACTTTCATGGCAATAGCCTTCGGCAACGCTCAGACTAATTCATATGCTTATGCATGTGGTTTTCGATTAGCACAAATCAATGCG CCATGTTCAGCCACTCAAACAGTAGCCGGTGACATCGTGGATAACGATTGTGATGGGTGGATTGATGAAGAAACAGCCAACGGAATAG ACGATGACGGTGATGGATTGATAGATGAAGATTTAGCTACTGCTCCCCGAG ttgacGGAAACTGGGCAGATTGGGCTGCATGGAGCGCATGCTCCGTAACTTGCGATTCTGGATCCGGTTCACAAATCAGAACAAGATCATGCACAGATCCTGCTCCTGCAAACAATGGATTGGATTGCACTGGTGACTCGTCCGAGACACAGTCCTGTTCATCTGTCATACCCTGCCCAA TTGATGGAAACTGGGGATCATGGGGAGTATGGACTGACTGTATGGTGTCATGTGGAACTGGTGAAATCAACAGAACACGTGAGTGTGACAATCCAGCTCCTCAACATGGCGGGGACAACTGTACTACCGGAACTGCTATAGAAACTGACAGCTGCTGGAATGGAACTTGTTATCCGTCAGTTATTGGAAATATTGATAga AATTGCTCTTGGACATGGTTTGGATGTAAAGATGGTGCCATTACATGTATAGATTTCTCTTTCCGGTGTGATGGAAGCGAGGACTGTGATGATGGCAGCGATGAGTCAGCAGAAATAGCAGGATGTCCAACCCAGTGTAACGGAgcag GTACCATGCCAGTatccagtattttgattggtaCGATTATCTGCTTCCTGTATGTGGCAATGATGGGACATTTTTAA